A region of the Oncorhynchus clarkii lewisi isolate Uvic-CL-2024 chromosome 4, UVic_Ocla_1.0, whole genome shotgun sequence genome:
TTTGTCGCTATACACACATCAAACGGAGATGGCAGAGACTAGAGAAATTAATAGGCCTATTTGGTCGCTGTGGTAAAGAGCATTCGGTGTaaattatatgtatatatttaatctttatttagaCTGCtgaccactcgggagcccaaggtTCGACCCcgggctgtattacaaccggAAATAAATGGGAGttccgtagggcggcgcacaattggcccagcgtcatctaggttagggtttggccggggtaggccttcaccgtaataagaatttgttcttaactgatggcctaccccggccaaaccttcccctaacccagacgacgctgggccatttgtgcgccgccctatggaactcccgatcactgccggttgtgatacagcccggggtcaaaccagggtctgtagtgacacctctagcgctgagatgcaggAGCCCCGAATTTGAAAGTATACACACAAAATTAATAtaacagttgaagtctgaagtttacatacacttaggttggagtcatttaaaactcgttttttaaccactccacacatttcttgttaacaaactatagttttggcaagtcggataggacatctactttgtgcatgacacaagtaatttttccaacaattgtttacagacagattatttcacttataattcactgtatcacaattccagtgggtcagtagtttacatacactaagtagactatgcctttaaacagcttggaaaattccagaaaattatgtcatgctttagaagcttctgataggctaattgacgtcaattggaggtgtacctgtggatgtatttcaaggcctaccttcaaactcattgcctctttgcttgacatcatgggaaaatcaaaagaaatcagccaagaccccagaaaaataattgtagacctccacaatggttcatccttgggagcaagttccaaacgcctgaaggtaccacgttcatctgtacaaacaatagtacgcaagtataaacaccatgggaccatgaagctgtcatactgctcaggaaggagacgcgttctgtctcctagtgatgaacatacttttgtgcgaaaagtgcaaatcaatcccagaacaatagcaaaggaccttgtgaagatgctggaggaaaccagtgcaaagtatctatatccacagtaaaacaagtcctatattgacataacctgaaaggccactcagtaaggaagaagccactgctctaaaaccaccataaaaaatgccagactacggtttgcaactgcacatgggaacaaagatcctactttttgtcctctggtctaatgaaacaaaagtagaactgtttggtgataatgaccatcattatgtttggaggaaaaagggggaggcttgcaagccaaagaacaccatcccaactgtgaagcatgggggtggcagcatcatgttgtgggggtgctttgctgcaggagggactggtgcacttcacaaaatagatggcatcatgaggtaggaaaattatgtggatatattgaagcaacatctcaagacatcagtcaggaagttaaagcttggtcacaaatgggtcttccaaatggacaatgaccccaagcatacttccaaaatggcttaaggacaacaaagtcaaggtatcggagtgtccatcacaaacccctgacctcaatcctatagaaaatatgtgggcagaactgaaaaagcatctgtgagcaaggaggcctacaaagctgactcagttacaccagctctgtcaggagaaatgggccaaaattcacccaacttattgtgggaagcttgtggaaggctacccgaaacgtttggcccaagttaaacaatttaaaggcaatgctaccaaatactaattgagtgcatgtaaacttctgacccactgggaatgtgatgaaatggaattttactaggattaaatgtcaggaattgtgaaaaactgagtttaaatgtatttggctaaggtgtatgtaaacttccgacttcaaccgtaGCTTGAAAATCGCTCTGATATGGACATGTATATAGCTATAGAATTATCTATAGCATTTTAGAAATACTGTTAAATCATGGATATATAAATATAATTGAATTAGAAATTATTAAATTATGTATAATTAGTCTAGTACATAATATTTCTACATCTCGTTAGTAGATGATGTTATTTAGTAGCTGATCTAGTTAGTCATGCAAATATGACAAAGGAGTCCCTGGTAGCAGAGTGACTGAAGTGTAAATAGCcactgagggagggaggtgttTGAGAGAGGAGGACGATTCCACCATCTGTGTGTGACAGACTGGAAGGGATACCCCCTCCTagctcccacacacacatgcatgtacacacaccacacacacacacgtagattaggaacacacacatctcacccctCACAGCAGGGTCTAATGAGAGAAGCTGTCAGGGGCTGCTGCTGAGGCagggtctacacacacacacacacacacacacacacacacacacacacacacacacacacaggctgctcGTCTatatgctgtgtgtctctgaaCAGCTGCCCGGTATATTGCACAGGTCAGCTCCTCTGCTGTGCGTGTTCCCTGAGGTGTTGAGCTCTCGACAGGTGTAGACACCACTACCAGGGGTGTAGACACCACTACCAGGGGGTGTAGACACCACTACCAGGGGGTGTAGACACCATTACCAGGGGGTGTAGACACCACTACCATGGGGTGTAGACACCACTACCATGGGGTGTAGACACCACTACCAGGGGTGTAGACACCACTACCAGGGGTGTAGACACCACTACCAGGGGTGTAGACACCACTACCAGGGGTGTAGACACCACTACCAGGGGGTGTAGACACCACTACCAGGGGGTGTAGACACCACTACCAGGGGGTGTAGACACCACTACCATGGGGTGTAGACACCACTACCAGGGGTGTAGACACCACTACCAAGGGGTGTAGACACCACTACCAAGGGGTGTAGACACCACTACCATGGGGTGTAGACACCACTACCTTGGGGTGTAGACACCACTACCAGGGGGTGTAGACACCACTACCATGGGGTGTAGACACCACTACCAGGGGTGTAGACAACACTTCCAGTGGTGTAGACAacacttcagtgtgtgtgtgtgtgtgtgtgtgtgtgtgtgtgtgtgtgtgtgtgtgtgtgtgtgtatattaaggTTTGTGAAAcctattccctccctctctcttccagagTGTGACAAGTTAAGGAAGGATGGTTTCCGTAGCTCCCAGTACTACTCTCAGGGCCCCACCTTCTCTGGCAGGGCAGAGTCCCACAGCAGCCTGCAGGATGATGAGGACGACACAGACaagaaggtaacacacacacagcccgcgtgcgcgcacacacacacacacacacacacacacacacacactcagcacccatagaaatataattgcACACACCAAACTGGTATGTGTCTGCCCTCCAGTGGTTTGAAGCAGAAGTGCACCACCTCTCTGTATTTTCCTCTGTCATTGACTGCACCCCCCCACTCTGTCTCATTACATTGTGTTCCTGCCATGGCTGGTTTCTCATGCGTGTACAGCCTCTTAGAACTGTTTATGTGGCAGGCCCTGATAGGGAACACTCGGGAGATTTATTCTAAATATCTAAATAGCATTGTTTTGATACTGGTTTAGACTTGGTGGAGCTGTTTTCACTCTAATGACAATAGACAACTTGAGAATTGCATGTGACTGACTTACACAGTGACAGTATGACATTGTTAATTATCTTAAAACTAACCTGTGTGGTAGAGTGAGGTGGTATGAACGTTAGGACTAACACGTGAATGGTCAAATAGTCAGAGAAGCCTTTTCCAGGACGCTTACTTTCCTTGTAtatgtccaccccccccccccccccaccccccccacacactcttgTCCGCTTTTCTCTTCTCCATATTCCCACTCCTTCTgtagtctctcctccctccacttgACTCGTCCAATCGTGGGGGTCCTGATGGGGTCAGACGAGGTTGTTGAAGGGGGTCTTTCTTTGGTAGAATGAGGTGCCTCTCACCCCCTAACCCTGCTCGCTGTTGTCCTTCTATCCAAACTATCCCCTTTTTCCCTGGCCTGCCTCCACACCTCCTTTCGCTCTCATCCATCCCCTGCTTTTTCCTTTGGCCCAAGCCACCCTCAACCTTAACCCCCTTCCCCCACCTCTCTTGTTGCCCGCCTCTCCTCACCCCTGTTCTGTTGTCTCCAGGCCAGTGAGCCTAACTCTGGTTGACAGCAGCTCCCTAGCTCAAAGGGGAAACTGGGTTACGGTTCAGACCCACAATGGCCCCTAATGGTGGGGGCAACTCTGAAGGCCACAACATAACACACGGCTGGCTTCTTCTCcaccctgccctcctctcctccctctgactGTCCCATGTTTGAGCTGCTGTTGTGACTGATAACATGAGGCTGCGATGCTGTCGGAGAGGTAGGTATCTGTTGTTTTGAGATGGAAAAAGGAACcaatgtatttttatattttttatattctgGAATATGATTTTTGATAATTGTCTAAAATATGTGCCGGCCTGTTTGGTTGATGCCCCGGGTTCTAGAGAAAGCCCAGGTGCTGCAGTGAGAAGTTTGGTGGCGCTGCTCTTCTCATATCTCTGCAGTGTAGATGTGATGCGCTCAGATTGAGAACTCACAGCCCGTCAGCACAGTTTAACACATGAGAGCatctctctgttactctcctTTTGTTATCTCATTCTCTCACTCCTCCTTGCTGTTAGTTTGTCGGGGTGTGAGGGTGTGCATGTCAATGTGTGTATGATTGACCGTGAAACATGTTTATAGACTCTCTGGCTCAAAGGTCAGATTGCTGCAGTAAACatagtggtgtgtgtgggtgtttgggcAATAATGAACACAATGCTGGAAGAGGTTTAAAGCGTTCATACAAAGGATGGCAGACCCAGTGGGGAcaggtgcaacacacacacacacacacacacacactccttcctcCTACAGGCTCAGGCGCGTTTCTTCAGGCTCAGTCTGAAGctcatctctcctctatccctctccttcccatctctctcttttatctcccttcctctctactCCTTTTCATTCCTGTGTACCCGCCtcttcttttcctccctctcacttctctctctcctctcctccagtccatGGCCTCGTCAGCGGAGGATGACAAGTCCCTGCACCCCATGAGGCCCCAGACCccccaggaagaggaggggatagaTGAGTGTGACGGACAGGTGCGCTGCTACAAGGCCCCGCCCCTCCCCACCCCTGAGGAGAAGATGAGGATGCAGGCTCAGGCCGTGCCCACTGACGTCATCCCTATCAACGTCACAGGTAGGCCACACCCCCTGGCTGCCACACCCCCAATAGTAACTGTTGTATGTCCTAGGTTGAACATGCCCACAATTACCGATGCCATTCAACCAATGAAATAGGAGTCTTGGTCTTGAAGCAATCCTTTTTTCGCCTCACttttaacccctctgtgtgttcGAATGGACATACTGGGAATTGCATCCACATGCATAGAGcgttgtgttttctgtctgtcagtAGTATTATCTTCCCCCTGTTTTTCTTCCATATTATTATCTCGCTCTCTGACCACCCCCCTgctaagtgtgtgtttgtgagcgtgCTCAGTCCATCCCAGtgttagagagagtgagagcgattGCAGTCAAAGGTCAAAGCAGCTCCATGGCTGTATCTCAAACCATGGGGCGCCTGACAGAGACCGACACCTacgacacacacactacatacacacacagacatatatacgcacacacatatacacaccaccACCAGTACACACGTCATCTCAGGACCCAACACAGACACCGTACTGCTCTATCTCCCACCCACTAATACATCAGCCCTGCTAGTGACATCTGTCACTCAGCAGTCGGTCTgagactgccccccccccacatacacacacactttctttccCTCTAACTATCTCTGTCAGCTCTGGCTCAGTGGTGTTTGTCCTGTCCTCTGACTCAGTTTGTCGCTAGCACACACACGCTACAgggcatagagagagagctgtctgAGGCTAGATCCTGCCACAAAACACTGCAAAGTAGCACAGACAGCTCCTAACAGTATCAATAGTCAGTTGGTGTTAACATGTATTTGAATACATGTAATTGTGAGACCTATTAAATCTGCAGGCTTCTTAACGCGGATTGGTTTAGAATCAGTATTTAAAGTTAACAAAATGTCAATATCATATCTaatcaaatgaaataaaaaaagactGTTTGTAATGTGAGCGTGTTAGACCCAATCTGTCTATATGTCAGTTTTCATATCACTTTCTCATCATCCATCAAAAAGAGCAGATTCGCCGAGTCTGAACTAGTTTCAGACAGTCAGAGCAAAACACTGTCTGTATGTTTGGTCTTGTATGGCTGTGTGGGATACTCGCTCTTTTAGTTtctgtgtttatctgtgtgtcaCCCCCCCTGTCTATGTTATACAGCATGCTTTTCTATATATATGTGACTGTCtactctctctggttctgtcacTCTGCCTGTCTCTAAACTCTGCATGTATGAACACAACTGCACGTGTGTTTGTATCACTAACGGGCTGGTTTTTGTTTGCCGCTGTTCTGCCTGCCTGCTCTCGCCCtcccggccactaggggcaacgttTGACCGGCAGGCCAGCATCCGCCGCTCCCTCATTAACACTGACACAGTCTCCCGCCGGCCCAAGAAGGTCAAACGCAGAAAGACTATATCAGGGCTGCCTGACAACATCTGCACCGAACTAGGTATGGTATATACCCAGAGCTGTTCTGCATCCCGCTCTCACTAGTCCTCCCACCCTTCCCTCATCCCTGACCCAGACAGCTAGTCCATCCACCTGCCTGCCTCACACCTCTGGCTGGTTTAGTGACTAGTTTGACTCCCCCTCATTGTTAAGTATACCGTAGAACCACCACCATTGCTCATTCTCAAAGTTCTCTTCCCTATTCTAGAATTTCTACATCTGCTTTCTCATGCTAGAATCTTGACATTTGACAGCTCTCTTCTAGAAGCTCTTCATAagccccccccacccctcatAGTAAAATCTCTACTGGCATCTGTCATTGCAGGACCTTTACTTCCTCAAATCTAGTAGTCCAGAGTCTGACATCACTCCGAAACACTCCTTTTCCCATGACCCCCATGGGCCCGGTCTCTGCACTGTCCTCCTCCCTTAGCCATGATAAGTGTTTCTAAtgtgaacacacaaaaaaaatgtaatatctggTGACTTACGAGAACGACGCTGGTAACAAGTCTAGTGAATCTAAATGGGCACTTATTCATATGTGTTAATCCCTGGGATACACTGATAATCTAAGCATGCCACAGTTTGTTCCACACATCCCACCACTAAACCCTGCATCTAATCCCAGCATTCCTACCACAGATGTCATTCTATCTTCATATTTCCACAACTGTGTAATGCACACTCGCCTATCATGGGGGAGTGGGGTTGGCTTGAGGccaatggagggagggggagaaggatgggggaggtTAAGTAGGAAAGGGTATATGATGTGGGGTGAATGGACAATATTGGTTTTCTGTCACaatcaaaacaaacacacagtcaagcATACATGTCCTATTGTGGATTTCACTGTGAAATTGGTCTTAACCCgaacccacctctcctctcctctgtctccccaaGACTTAGGGGATACGAGACAAAGAGGGCCTGAATGTTTCCATTTCCCGCCCCTGTGCGTTTATTGTCAGCTGTTGTTATAATAGCCCCACccttctaacaccccccccctgACCTTTCACCCCTAATCCTCAGAACAGATGGGCTGAGGAACAGGCAGAGGGGTCAGGGTTCCTCACCCCTGCTAATAGCTATGTGCTACACTAAGTTAAGCTAACTCTATTAAGGTATGGGTGACTGGGGACTCTCCTTGCGTTAAGAGAATGTCATCTCGCTGTAGGATGAGATCAGCTGATAGGCAGAGCTTTGAAGCCTTATTATACAGACAGACCGGTGTGAAAGACCAGACAGACCGGTGTGAAAGACCAGACAGACCGGTGTGAAAGACCAGACAGACCGGTGTGAAAGACCAGACAGACCGGTGTGAaagaccagacagacaggcttgGAAGTCCTGATTACTGTTAGATGGTAAGTCCTTGCCTCAGTGAGTGAGATACCCAGGCTGTATGTGAAGTAGAAACCTGCAGCTTAATCTATCTAATACAGCAGTGCTGTCACTCTCTGCCTTAgggaggggaggtgtgtgtgtgtgagcgtgtttaGGGAGCATGAGCATCAACAAGCAGCCAGCACAGATGGCCGATACATCAGATATCCTCTCCTATTTTACACCAGATCCTTCACTTTGTTTAtttatgtacgtgtgtgtgtgtgtgtgtgtgtgtgtgtgtgtgtgtgtgctgcccaATGCCTTACCAGCTGCCCACACCCTGAGGACCATTCTCTTTCTGATCAGACGGAGCCAGAGTAGGAGGGAAAGTGGGAGTCTTCCTTCTGgtgtctgtcctcttctctctcggtcccactatttctctctctctctctccatttctctttctctaactctgtcCATATCTGTCGTAATGAAGACGACCAGCGGTTATTAGCGCATCAGACAGGGCTGCAGAAAATCTAATTAATTAGCCTCTTAGACACAGCTAATCTGATTGACagcctgacagagagagggggaacaaggGAGAGGAAattagagagagggaggcggAAGCTGGAGGTATTTTGATTGCTCATATGttaaaactctctctctttctcttctgcaGTGGCGAAAGGACGTGGGGGCGAGCTCCGGCCACATTCCATGTTCATCCCGGGACAGTATTCCACATTGGGAAGAGTCGGGAGCGTCAACTCATCGCTCAGACATTCCAAGACAAGGGACTCTGGTTGCCAGACTGAGGAGGTGAAGATCGTTCCACCGTCCATGCGGAGAATCCGGGCTCAACGGGGACAGGGAATCGCAGCCCAGATGGCCGGAATTTCCACTTCCTCGTCTACAGGAAGCATCTCCGTCTCCAGTAGCGACGGCTGTTCCGGAATGCTGGTCCTACCCTCGCATCTGAATGTAGATGCCCAGCGCTTCCATAGTCTTCCCAGACCCGGGCCAAGGGTGTCTCTCAGCGCTGAGCCCATCTACAGCAGCACCCCCATCAGGCTGGAAGACCACAATGCACCTCAGAGGCAGATCGGCAAACTGCAGGTGGACAACACCGTGGTGCATCTGAGAAACACCCCCAGGACAGGTAATCTGAGGCCCAAGTCTCAGGAGGTGCGGGGGTCCCAGACAGGGGACTGGGGTGGTGGTCCGGCATGTGTGGTGTCCCCCCACGCTGCCTACTCCACATCCCTCATCCCCAACGCCACCATGTCCTGCTCTGCAGAGGTTGTGACCCTCCATACGTCCTCCAGCCAGCACCCCCAGACCCCCGGGACGGCCTACCCCATCTCCAGGCCTCTCAGTCTGGCCACGGGCACCAGCAGGGACCCCCTGAGCTCCACCTCCTTCACTCACAGGACCACCTGCCCTGCCCGGGCCACCtccacaccaacacatacacATCCCCAAGACGGAGGGTTGACTGCCCCGGCAACGCCCAGCGAATCGGGCTGCTCGGATGGCAGCCTGCACAGCCACACAAGCACCATCGCCGCGACGACTCCGTCCTCGGCCGACGACCAGTGGTCAATCTATGACACACCGGAGAACGTGGTCCTGCCCCGGCGTCCTCTGACCTCTAGCTGCTCTACTCCCATCAACCATCTGAACAGCAGCATGGAGCTGTCGTCCCGCACCGACTCCAGCTCCCTGTACTCCCAGGACAACGACGGCTACTACACCTCCATGCACCTGGACTCTGGCCTGCGCTCCAGGAGCCATGGTAGCGGGCAGGGCCACGGGGTGGTAGCCAGCCGGACTGCCAGACACAGCATGTACGAGTGCCGTGAGCTACCTAGCCACGAGGAAGATTCTAACAGTCTTTACAGCGATCGCTCACTGTCCCGCAGCATCTCTCTCCGCAAGGCCAAGAAGCCGCCGCTGCCCCCAGCCCGGACTGACTCCCTCCGCCGCAAGCCTGGCGCGAAGAAGCCCCTGGGTGGAGTTAGTGCAGTTAGCATGAGTGCTAAGGGATCAGTGCTGAACGAGACACTGATTGCTAGCCTGCAGCAGAGCCTCCAGATGGGTTTGAGAGATCGAAAGGGGAAGGGCGTGTCCCCCTCCTCGCCCTCCCACAGCCCGTGCAGCGACTACGAGGACCCCTGGTTGCTGCGACCACGGAGCCAGAGCAGTGTGAGCGCCACCAGCTCCGCCACGTCGCTAGCGGCTAACAACACTAACAGTGGCGTAGTGGCTAATGTGTACTCGCTCTGTCATGTGACGCCAGCTCACAGCGACACCAGCAGCCTGCGGTCCGACTATGCAGAGTCCTGGGGCTACTACATGGATTACCCCCGTAACCATGGAGACCAGGGGCCGCAGTCCCCCTCCACGCACCAACAACTCCCTGCTGCTAACATTGTAGCGGGCACACACCCGAGGGGTCTGTCGAATGGAAGTGGGGGTCTCCACAATCACATCAATATCCAGGCCTCGGCCCCTCCAGCCCAGGAGGGAGGTGTGGCAGTCAAGCCTAAGACGGCCACCTCGTCCCCGGACAGGATCCATAGACTGACCTCCCCCTCCAGTGGCTACTCCAGCCAGTCCAACACCCCCACGGCCGGCACCCCCGTGCCCTCCTTCATGCGGTCCCACTCCCCCTCAGGACGGCCCAAGCCCAAAGTGCCGGAGAGGAAGTCTTCACTCCTGTCATctgtttccatctcctcctcctccacctccctctcctcaaaCACCTCTGACTCTCTCAGGAATTCtggcccccctcctcctccccctcctcccctgcctcccaCCTCAGCACCCATCAGCCCCCCACCTCCTTTCCCTGCTCCTCTCCCCCCATCCAACCCCAgctctccccctctgcccctcGCACCCCTGTTACCTACAACCCCTCAGGGCACCCCCATGAGCCCTCCCCCTTACTCCACCTCTCCAgacttccctccccctcctcctccagatTCCCTCATCCACCCCAGCCTCTCCTTCAACGGGACCATcagtcctcctccccctccattcccctccacggttccctctcctccaccacctccccccCTGCCTGCCCCTGCT
Encoded here:
- the LOC139407248 gene encoding NHS-like protein 1 isoform X7, with protein sequence MRRDRSSGSFRKDRKEKPGGLSRALSWLSVSSLSRQTRRIFRSQSELHTHFHTHSRSHTHLHPGEAEDEEDWVYEPQHRTRTAVSNLDEESKWTVHYTAPWHQQENVFLPGNRPPCVEDLHHQAKVNLKTALRECDKLRKDGFRSSQYYSQGPTFSGRAESHSSLQDDEDDTDKKSMASSAEDDKSLHPMRPQTPQEEEGIDECDGQVRCYKAPPLPTPEEKMRMQAQAVPTDVIPINVTVAKGRGGELRPHSMFIPGQYSTLGRVGSVNSSLRHSKTRDSGCQTEEVKIVPPSMRRIRAQRGQGIAAQMAGISTSSSTGSISVSSSDGCSGMLVLPSHLNVDAQRFHSLPRPGPRVSLSAEPIYSSTPIRLEDHNAPQRQIGKLQVDNTVVHLRNTPRTGNLRPKSQEVRGSQTGDWGGGPACVVSPHAAYSTSLIPNATMSCSAEVVTLHTSSSQHPQTPGTAYPISRPLSLATGTSRDPLSSTSFTHRTTCPARATSTPTHTHPQDGGLTAPATPSESGCSDGSLHSHTSTIAATTPSSADDQWSIYDTPENVVLPRRPLTSSCSTPINHLNSSMELSSRTDSSSLYSQDNDGYYTSMHLDSGLRSRSHGSGQGHGVVASRTARHSMYECRELPSHEEDSNSLYSDRSLSRSISLRKAKKPPLPPARTDSLRRKPGAKKPLGGVSAVSMSAKGSVLNETLIASLQQSLQMGLRDRKGKGVSPSSPSHSPCSDYEDPWLLRPRSQSSVSATSSATSLAANNTNSGVVANVYSLCHVTPAHSDTSSLRSDYAESWGYYMDYPRNHGDQGPQSPSTHQQLPAANIVAGTHPRGLSNGSGGLHNHINIQASAPPAQEGGVAVKPKTATSSPDRIHRLTSPSSGYSSQSNTPTAGTPVPSFMRSHSPSGRPKPKVPERKSSLLSSVSISSSSTSLSSNTSDSLRNSGPPPPPPPPLPPTSAPISPPPPFPAPLPPSNPSSPPLPLAPLLPTTPQGTPMSPPPYSTSPDFPPPPPPDSLIHPSLSFNGTISPPPPPFPSTVPSPPPPPPLPAPAPPTASPLTLKAAKNALKPATVTNSPAAKEAGKSPMPLITPFALQSVHLRSVKQPEEQVNGKAEHTKAQETGGNQAWALKPHTPEKIKQQEHPTMLPLINCTSPEEITKASSAVKKLFAELCSDYSDFEVLPGGAITNAKPKVQSLSNSSAQPDQEGEPSPLPSLVEEAIKSSPVKQKPSVASKKPKLSLVTPQSVVGEETAQTTTTLSPQDESTTTEEDQVDAKVREEETKEKQNEEQDEDEASESSSALTENSEPSTSTVIQEETQPPATVTQETSLAEGQERNNRDAEEEEEEDEEEDEEDGTSSTTGSVSSKDDESGEVFDSSSTPESSPAPRIHRRGDMVTPTRPRTTEDLFAAIHRSKRKVLGRKESEEDKPQGHSPCPSPPVTPTGASPSLVSSLSMGRQTGSIQRNLRKSATSSDTFKALLLKKGSRSETSFRMSAADMLRCTDPRFQRTRSESSLDPPSSPSSPTTPHSPCASPGRSKRAPEDWARNEGLSYSSPSSSLSGMKYGRSRTPPSAASSKYNARNRILSSPMTVICEREGELAESAECGDVPDSQPCPLPLPPLQGSNGTLSEESSS
- the LOC139407248 gene encoding NHS-like protein 1 isoform X6 codes for the protein MPFHQRIVEPRHLSRLPRRDGKTLGEEDGAFIVVDGRKLRKPVLFTALDEVCSHTMINILHQLSDLSRNASDIFLGIEMEAGMVFQRSCRIQVRLETLHNAVIKFDHKKIKIPVSNLDEESKWTVHYTAPWHQQENVFLPGNRPPCVEDLHHQAKVNLKTALRECDKLRKDGFRSSQYYSQGPTFSGRAESHSSLQDDEDDTDKKSMASSAEDDKSLHPMRPQTPQEEEGIDECDGQVRCYKAPPLPTPEEKMRMQAQAVPTDVIPINVTVAKGRGGELRPHSMFIPGQYSTLGRVGSVNSSLRHSKTRDSGCQTEEVKIVPPSMRRIRAQRGQGIAAQMAGISTSSSTGSISVSSSDGCSGMLVLPSHLNVDAQRFHSLPRPGPRVSLSAEPIYSSTPIRLEDHNAPQRQIGKLQVDNTVVHLRNTPRTGNLRPKSQEVRGSQTGDWGGGPACVVSPHAAYSTSLIPNATMSCSAEVVTLHTSSSQHPQTPGTAYPISRPLSLATGTSRDPLSSTSFTHRTTCPARATSTPTHTHPQDGGLTAPATPSESGCSDGSLHSHTSTIAATTPSSADDQWSIYDTPENVVLPRRPLTSSCSTPINHLNSSMELSSRTDSSSLYSQDNDGYYTSMHLDSGLRSRSHGSGQGHGVVASRTARHSMYECRELPSHEEDSNSLYSDRSLSRSISLRKAKKPPLPPARTDSLRRKPGAKKPLGGVSAVSMSAKGSVLNETLIASLQQSLQMGLRDRKGKGVSPSSPSHSPCSDYEDPWLLRPRSQSSVSATSSATSLAANNTNSGVVANVYSLCHVTPAHSDTSSLRSDYAESWGYYMDYPRNHGDQGPQSPSTHQQLPAANIVAGTHPRGLSNGSGGLHNHINIQASAPPAQEGGVAVKPKTATSSPDRIHRLTSPSSGYSSQSNTPTAGTPVPSFMRSHSPSGRPKPKVPERKSSLLSSVSISSSSTSLSSNTSDSLRNSGPPPPPPPPLPPTSAPISPPPPFPAPLPPSNPSSPPLPLAPLLPTTPQGTPMSPPPYSTSPDFPPPPPPDSLIHPSLSFNGTISPPPPPFPSTVPSPPPPPPLPAPAPPTASPLTLKAAKNALKPATVTNSPAAKEAGKSPMPLITPFALQSVHLRSVKQPEEQVNGKAEHTKAQETGGNQAWALKPHTPEKIKQQEHPTMLPLINCTSPEEITKASSAVKKLFAELCSDYSDFEVLPGGAITNAKPKVQSLSNSSAQPDQEGEPSPLPSLVEEAIKSSPVKQKPSVASKKPKLSLVTPQSVVGEETAQTTTTLSPQDESTTTEEDQVDAKVREEETKEKQNEEQDEDEASESSSALTENSEPSTSTVIQEETQPPATVTQETSLAEGQERNNRDAEEEEEEDEEEDEEDGTSSTTGSVSSKDDESGEVFDSSSTPESSPAPRIHRRGDMVTPTRPRTTEDLFAAIHRSKRKVLGRKESEEDKPQGHSPCPSPPVTPTGASPSLVSSLSMGRQTGSIQRNLRKSATSSDTFKALLLKKGSRSETSFRMSAADMLRCTDPRFQRTRSESSLDPPSSPSSPTTPHSPCASPGRSKRAPEDWARNEGLSYSSPSSSLSGMKYGRSRTPPSAASSKYNARNRILSSPMTVICEREGELAESAECGDVPDSQPCPLPLPPLQGSNGTLSEESSS